The genomic stretch TACATTTTGAACCTATGGTTTCAAAAACACAGCAAGTAGGAAAAATCGGTTTTGCTTTTGAACATGCGATTAAAAATTTTGGAATGTATCAGTTTGTAGTACTGGCTGGCTGTATTTTACTTGATTTTGTAATCGTTATTATTATCTTATTGGTCACAGATTCAGGAAATTACAATGGAAATAATAACAGAAGTGTGTTCACCAATAAAAGAAGCGGTAAAACCATCATCCCTAATAACTAAGCCATGGAAACTAACGATCACTTAAAACCGCTGTCTTTTGAAACAGAAGAACCCCTAAAACCATTGTCCTTTGACTTTCAAAATGATACCAAAACAGACTTTGTTCCGATTGCTAAAACCATCTCCAATGATATCAGGAATAAAGACAGTAATTTTGTTTTTTTCTTTGGAACAGCTGAATCCGGAAAATCGGTAATTCTCTCTTCAATGCTTTACTACCTCCGATCGTATGCCGGAGTTTTGAGACCGAAGCTAGGAACTCCCAACTCTAAAGAAGCTAACGTCTTGCTTTCCGATTTTTTTGAAAACATCAGACAAGGTATCCTTCCCAACAGAACAACAAGGGACCAGGTAACCCGTCTGGACCTTGTTTTTGAACCTAATAACCGTTCTAAAAGAGTGGTTCCGATAGATCTTACATTTCTGGAAACTTCCGGGGAGAATCATAATGATATCCGAAGAGGTGGAAGCTACCACAGCAGCATAGAAACCTTTCTGAATGCCAATATTCCACTTACTTTTATTATTGTCACCAGCTATGAAACTGCCTATAAAGACGATTCTTTAATCAACGAATTTCTTGATGAGCTGGAGAGAAAAGGTAAAAATTTAAAATCAGTAAATGCCATTCTGGTTATTTCCAAATGGGACAAATCCGGAAGAATGGATGTGGAAAGTGCTGAAGCTCTTGATTCTTTTATCTCTGAGCACCTCCCCATGACCTCTCAGCGTATTGATACTTATGGCTTAAGCAAAACCTATTACACAATCGGAAGTATTCAAAATACCACCGGAAGTGAAAAAATTGATCTATTGAATCTCTCTACTGCTGAAGTGCTTGCCAAATGGCTATACAGAAGCATTGCGGGCTATGATCTGGATTATGAAGGAACATTTTGGGAACGTTTAAAATTTAGTTTTACAAATTAATGGACAGTACGTATTTTTTCTCTGCATTCGGTACTTTTGGCAACCCGAATGGCTTCAGACAATCCTTTTTTTTAGGTGGAAATCAGAACATCGCTAAAGAAATCAGAACATTTGATCTTAAGACTGATGCCATCAAACTGTTTCCTCAAAGCACTATTTACTCCATACGAAAAGACTATGCCGGAGGAAGCAACCTTATCTCCTACACTGTTTATACCTTTGCAAAAGAACAAAATTCAGACAGAGGCGGAACTTTTATAGGTTCAAGCTTACTTTTTGTGAATAAAATTGCTTCTGAAGGACTTATTATCAGCGCATTAAATGATTTTCAGAGTATTCTTGAAAAAAATAATTTGTCAGAAGGTATTATTACCGTTAATCATTCTGATCAGTTTTCCATTCAAAAACCTAAAGATTTTGACAAAATAGGGTTCAACGTACGGGAAGTGGAGGAACTCGATTTTACCCGATCCGGTAATCACTATCTTGTTGTTTACTGTGAGACTAATGCTGCTCAGCTTCAGACCTTTTTCAATAAATCTATTGACCTTTTAAACGTTTATGATACGATTTATTTTACTCAAAGCCATGAAATTGGAGAATTTGTAAAGCAAAAAGGAATCTTTAAAATTGTAGATGCAGATGGTTTTAAAAAGGAACTGGATAACCTTGAAGAAGAAAAACGCCGTATCCTTCAAAATGCGATTGTAGACCTTACAAAAGAAAAACAAAGTTTAAAGGATGAAAAAACAAAGCTGCTTGAGGAACTCAACAGGCAAATCTCACAAAATGAAAAACGGCATCAGGACAATGAGGCCAAAATAAAAGACTCCAAAAACGGAATTGAAATCATCAATAAAGAATACGATCAATATTCAGAAAAAATTGAAAAAATAATCCGGGATCTTACCGCTGATGGAAAGATAGAAACGGCAAAAAAAAGGCATCAGGAAAATAAACAAGCATTTACCAATGTTATTCATCAAAACAGGACTATAGAATCCCTATCTCCACTCTCCCCTCCATCCAATGGAAGAATACAGCCAGCAAAAGATAACCAGCCTTATGCCCATGGACTTTCGGGTTTTCATAGCTCAGGCAGAAATCAGGAAAAAGAGTTCAGAATAGATGGTTTTAAAGTCGCCACGTTAATTTTATCGTTACTGTTGATCGGAACCTTCGCCTTATGTTTCATCTGGATGCCGGAGAAATATTTAGAAATATTCCCTAAATAACCATAAATTCTTTTTGATTTTGTTAAAAAATAAATCCATCTTTTTCAGATAAAAAGGTGGATTTATTTTTTTGGAAATTTTTGTACATCTACAAACCAGGTGATACGTCCATTAGAAAACTTAAAAGCTTTAGCATTGGTTCTTGCTACCATCATGTACTCTGTAGCACCCCCGAATTCTCTGTAAAGCCTGTCTGCAATTTCTTTATGAGTATTGATAAGATCTTCTGAAGCTGCCCTATTTTCATTTTCCACAAAAAACAGAGCCTTGGATGGAGCTGATATTCCGAAATCAGCTTTATCTTCCGGAACAGCAAGCCTGATCATTTGGGGAGAACAGGAACATACAAACAGAAAGAGGAGTATAAAAGGGAGTACTTTCATCATGATTAATCTTACTTTTAAAAATACAAAAAACAGGATGAATGAAATCCAATCAATAATATGTATTTTTAAGAAGCGACAAAATAAAAAGCCAAATGAGCTCCAAACATATTCCCTCTTCTTGACACTTTTAAAAATATATACCCCTTTCTATAAAAGAATAAATAACATAATATTATGCAGATGAGACTACTACGCATTATGATCTTCCTGTCAGCAGTTGTGTTAAATAGCTGTAATAAAAGCAATCGTATTTCCGGAACTTATGTTTCCCAATCGGTAATGCTTCCTGTATTCAATGGCTGCTGTACTTCTACTGAAATACTGCAGCTCAATAGCAACTATACTTTCGATGTTTACCACCAGGATGACCAGGGAGATTATCTCACAAAAGAATTTGCTTCAGGAAACTATGAACTCAAGCAGAATATACTCTCTTTTAAACCTGACTCTGCTAATAATCACTTTGATTATGCAAAGGTGAAATATACAATAGCAGGTTCAGGCGATCAGGCTAAGTTTCTGATGAAAGAAGGTGATGAGCCCCAAAAGTTCTATAAAATTGATTTAAAAAAGGCAGACTCTCTTTACATTCATCGTTATAGCCATACCGACTGGAATCAGGAAAGTTTAACTATAAAAAGTGATGGTTCTGTTCACTACATCAAACGTTCACAAGACAAAAATAAAACCCCCATTGATATTCACAAATATAAAAAGCTTACTCAGAAACAATTTCAGGAATATCTGGATACGTTATCTCAAAGCAGGCTTTTTCAGGCAAAAAACACTTCCGAAAAATATAGTATCACTTTTTATATGACATTCAAAGAATATAATATGGTGATTCACGATCAGAATAACATCGACAAAAAACTGTATAATTTTTTCTTTGAAACAGTACGAAACTGGGTGAAATAATTTCTTTATCTTACTATAAAACTTGAGCCCTCAAACTCAAGTGTTCTCTTTCATTAAAAGTTAAAATATTATCTTCGTAAAAAAATTTGACAATATGAAAAAAATAATATTTCTGGCTTCAGCTGTTCTTATCTTGAATTCTTGTGTAGTAAGAACTGCAACCAAAGTAGTTTCAGGAGCTGTAAATATTGGTTATAAAGCCGTAAAAGGAACTGTTAATGGGATTAGCTGGGCAGTAAGTAAAGCAAAAGGAAAAATAGATGAAGATCGTTTGGATGGAACATGGAAAGTGGTAGGCGTTTATAAAGGTTCTTTTGAAGATTTTACTAAAGATCAGAATCCGGAAAGTACATTTTCTTCGGATTGTACAGAAGGTTTTGACCAAATAATCTTTAAAGCTAAAAAATCTAAGTTCAAACCGGTACATTGTAGCTCTGATAAGGAAGATTGGGTTAAATACTCGTTGGAATTCGGGAAAAATCCTATTACTAAGGAAAAGGAAAACTATATTGAGTACAATTCCAATAATTATATATCGGTAATTGATGTCAACAGTAAGACGATGGTTCTGGAAGGTAATCTAATGCCTAAACTAGCATTCTCCGGCGCAAAATTATATCTTTTAGAAAAAGTAAAATAAAAATAAAAAAGCCTGTCTCTCGTTCTTCAAGACAGGCTTTTTTATTTATGAGAAGGTTATTCGGTACTTATTGTAATTTTATTTCCCACAGATTTAACGAATTACACAGAAGATTGAAAACGTGATAATGTTTTTAAAACGAAAAGAATTAAACACAAAACTTTATAGTTATAAGGAAGCTAAGAGATAATCGATTAAAAATCGATCCTGATGAAGCAGATGCATAACCAGGCAGCTTCATAAAGCAACTTGTTGCTTCCTTAAAATTCAACATTTAGAAAATAAAACTTTGCGTTTTAAATTTACTTCTCGCAGATCAAGCAGATCTAAAAAATTTGCGAAATCTCCATAATCTGCGAGAGAATTTCTAAGAATTGAACCGTTAAGAGGCTTTAAGTTTTTAAGGATAGTTAAGAAGATCCTGAAGCTATTAGTAAGCAGCTTTTTTCATTCATCTTTGATGAAACTTAACTTCCCTTAAAACCTTCATTTTTCTTAATGATTTAATACTTTAAGCATATTTCATAAATTATACAGATTCACATGAAAAATCTGTGAGAAAATCATTTACTTTCTATATCTGCAATTTTTCGCCCTTCCTCACCCAGATAATGAAGAACCAGCTTTTCATAGACTTTATAGCCATTATCTGCATTAGTAAAGATCAAAAGCCCTTTTCCTGATTTTGGCAATACAAAAGCAATACATCTGGTACCTTGATCCGCTCCACCATGGGATAATGCATATTCTCCCTCACCCAGATCATAAATTTCCAAACCTAATCCGAAATATTTATTTTCTTTAGTTTTAACTTGTTTCCTTATCATTTCCTGGAAAACTTCCGGCTTCAGATTCTTGCCTGTCATCAAACTAACCATAAACTTTCCGTAATCTTCTATCGTTGTATGCAGATCATCAGCAGCATTGGCTCTGGTATTCTTTTCTGTTGGATAAGGTTTTCCTTCTTCATTATATCCAATTGCAAATCTGGATTCATCAGTATTCTGATCCCAGATATAGCTAGTATCATTCATTTGAATCGGTTGAAAAATCAGTTCCTGGGCAAGTTGCTCTAATGTTTTTTTGAATTTCTTTTCCAAAGCTTTTCGCAGGTATTCAAACCCTTCTCCTGAGTATTGATAGTGAGTTCCCGGCTCAAACTGAAAATTGAGTTTTTTGTCAGTATTCATCCATCTCCAGTTGGGAAATCCGGTTTGATGAGAAAGGATAAGTCGGGTTGATAGCTTTTTATGCCTTGGATCATTAGCAATATCCGGGTCTGTCCAGTACACATCCAAAGGCTCATCCAGTTTCCATTTCCCAAGACTTACCAGACGTAATGCCACCATTGCTGTAACAGGCTTGGTAAGGGAAGCTACATTGAAATAGGTATTATATGGAGCTGAAATTCCTTTTTTAATCTCACCAAAGACTTTAATCTGTTTCAACGCTCCATCTTCAATAATTCCCATTCCAAGTGTTGGAATTTTATTTTGCTCCAACCAACTTTCTATTTCCTGGTCGTTATTAAAAATCATTCCCTGCTCAATGGCTTCTTTAGCATGATGATCGAAACTCAGTGACTTTGCTAATTTCCAGTCATTATTTTCCAAAAGCCAAAAATTGGTAAACTTAGCTTCACCAACTAATTTTTCAGCGTGTTTCCCCTCTTTTTCGTAAAAAAGGTGTTCTCCGTTCTGCACCGCTGCATACACTTTTCCATCTTTAAACATCGGATAGATTTCAGTACTTTTATCAATAAGAAGTCTTTTGGAACGGTAAACATCAGGAGCTTTACACAGACCGTTTTTAAAATCGGTTATGAATTTCTTTTTATATGAAAAACCATCTTTATCATGATAAAACTCAAAATTATCACTGAGAACAGCTTCAGTCTGTTGGCTGTTACAGGTATTAAATCCTACAGAAAAAAGAAGGCTATCCTTTGACATTATGGTCCGGTAAAGGGGATCTGTTTTGGGCAATTGAGCTTGAATATGATGAATAAACAGAAAGAAAAAAAGAAGGGCGAATGAGACTGTCTTTGTCATTATTAAATTTTTGACAAAGATTATATTTCCATCTGTTTTATGCGTAAAAATAAACCCGACAAAAACCCGACAAAGCCCTGTCAGGTTTTATATCATATTGAATTTCAATCGAAAATACATTTTCTTATTCCGGTCAATCTCTGCAGCATTGCGAAGAATAATAAAGATATTGGAAATTACAATGACGATCATCAGAACCAGGGTAAACTGCCTTCCAAGCTTTAAAAAGATCCCCAACATGAATACAATG from Chryseobacterium indologenes encodes the following:
- a CDS encoding class A beta-lactamase-related serine hydrolase, which gives rise to MTKTVSFALLFFFLFIHHIQAQLPKTDPLYRTIMSKDSLLFSVGFNTCNSQQTEAVLSDNFEFYHDKDGFSYKKKFITDFKNGLCKAPDVYRSKRLLIDKSTEIYPMFKDGKVYAAVQNGEHLFYEKEGKHAEKLVGEAKFTNFWLLENNDWKLAKSLSFDHHAKEAIEQGMIFNNDQEIESWLEQNKIPTLGMGIIEDGALKQIKVFGEIKKGISAPYNTYFNVASLTKPVTAMVALRLVSLGKWKLDEPLDVYWTDPDIANDPRHKKLSTRLILSHQTGFPNWRWMNTDKKLNFQFEPGTHYQYSGEGFEYLRKALEKKFKKTLEQLAQELIFQPIQMNDTSYIWDQNTDESRFAIGYNEEGKPYPTEKNTRANAADDLHTTIEDYGKFMVSLMTGKNLKPEVFQEMIRKQVKTKENKYFGLGLEIYDLGEGEYALSHGGADQGTRCIAFVLPKSGKGLLIFTNADNGYKVYEKLVLHYLGEEGRKIADIESK
- a CDS encoding coiled-coil domain-containing protein, whose amino-acid sequence is MDSTYFFSAFGTFGNPNGFRQSFFLGGNQNIAKEIRTFDLKTDAIKLFPQSTIYSIRKDYAGGSNLISYTVYTFAKEQNSDRGGTFIGSSLLFVNKIASEGLIISALNDFQSILEKNNLSEGIITVNHSDQFSIQKPKDFDKIGFNVREVEELDFTRSGNHYLVVYCETNAAQLQTFFNKSIDLLNVYDTIYFTQSHEIGEFVKQKGIFKIVDADGFKKELDNLEEEKRRILQNAIVDLTKEKQSLKDEKTKLLEELNRQISQNEKRHQDNEAKIKDSKNGIEIINKEYDQYSEKIEKIIRDLTADGKIETAKKRHQENKQAFTNVIHQNRTIESLSPLSPPSNGRIQPAKDNQPYAHGLSGFHSSGRNQEKEFRIDGFKVATLILSLLLIGTFALCFIWMPEKYLEIFPK